The Hoplias malabaricus isolate fHopMal1 chromosome 9, fHopMal1.hap1, whole genome shotgun sequence genome contains a region encoding:
- the rtn3 gene encoding reticulon-3 isoform X1, translated as MADPMTQSSQISSSQGLKDGHSATAKDSKFSDSFFSSSPVSLIQSPQDKKVVLGSDKPSEIVATSLCFSSQPSSFPPVTYGNESSGPPAGQTDSSFQDKREIFESGGSQKQDDSPIKVSPVSERIKALEALAAKHNDSDWSDGGFPHFRERHYEKSPTDTHGVSSSSSFKKRAASTEQDSPESPFEVLGDARCGSDFEDTADWMRAHLPPAPDFSTEESDFNEIKESVIMQESPSKQVKASCAKALDVSESFVGVPDEFMDTPAEVGKQKYDSKQSKQKIVEDESEFDLRFLPTAYMWNKQEKSDNDAQDASCLSETQDSEIPVSPAPPDGFESSSMPSPAPVPQVDLSAKQKSTLLSGGSAPPEIHEIDSSGESDDTVIEDASGAGQCAITDDLEFGPCVEMSLKDEQGKQSIQVPIINVIETEEQNISDDEMELEEEEEDGVKYQVMQESVRELPKSSDEHSEDAKSEDFPLKGEEISIQTNVSEYSPKCEIIKDVDSEDTFNQTCVELKDPNFEDLTILQNMDHQKESYINSVKLDQTAENALDLLPTYEGLSNEIECSDIDTYLDHYTSQELALKDQLNSGVFSENDGESHGLQKSVSLEHNKHNTLFDQQSIGEEAVDETYETVDENKLENDDVGCESSLAGISTDTYVEPLPPKDEKPSPDLEDTGVHLEEQKRITAPGNYSLMEENNYIIQNTEELPSVQENTPAPFPSFHNDESGKISEVIYEFVSSDVTGLVMTNSGHGDPVQHDVPDLQMLPETTSKPESIEPECSETAATDSFVEFMRECLKSQQVEQPENLGIGHIDKYLMSVAPSSPTMIMDLEQERLTISALKEIGSSQEEEEEEEDEINVSIKVTSVSSKDASEPRSKVESPAAPISTPQQLPNEYQPEASLAREVDAIDIWVAEAYHLAEHVLAAILTHLSVSELVHWRDPKKSGVVFGTSLLLLLSLAAFSVISIISYLLLALLCVTITFRIYKSVIQAVQKSNEGHPFKTLMEKDVSVPPEIFRRHVDTFLTYINCALKQMCRLFLVEDLVDSLKLAVVMWLLTYVGAVFNGITILILADILMFSVPPLYEKNKTQIDHYIDIARTQINTTVAKLQEKLPGAVKRSKTE; from the exons ACAAAAAGGTAGTATTGGGCTCTGACAAGCCTTCAGAAATTGTGGCCACCTCACTTTGCTTTTCCTCTCAGCCCAGCTCATTTCCTCCTGTGACCTATGGAAATGAATCCTCTGGACCACCTGCTGGACAAACAGATAGTAGTTTCCAAGACAAACGGGAGATTTTTGAGTCAGGTGGATCCCAAAAGCAGGATGACTCCCCTATAAAGGTATCTCCTGTGTCTGAGCGAATAAAAGCTTTGGAAGCTCTGGCTGCAAAACACAATGATTCTGATTGGAGTGATGGAGGATTTCCTCATTTCCGAGAACGGCACTATGAAAAGTCCCCTACAGATACACATGGAGTCTCATCCAGTTCATCATTTAAGAAAAGGGCAGCATCTACTGAACAAGATTCTCCTGAATCACCCTTTGAAGTACTTGGTGATGCCAGATGTGGAAGCGACTTTGAGGATACTGCGGACTGGATGAGAGCTCACTTGCCCCCAGCCCCTGACTTTAGCACTGAAGAATCTGACTTTAATGAAATCAAAGAGTCTGTTATCATGCAGGAGAGCCCATCCAAACAGGTAAAGGCCAGTTGTGCCAAGGCACTGGATGTTTCTGAATCGTTTGTAGGGGTTCCTGATGAATTTATGGACACTCCTGCAGAAGTGGGTAAACAAAAGTATGACAGTAAACAGTCCAAGCAAAAGATTGTTGAAGATGAGTCTGAATTTGATCTCAGATTTTTACCCACCGCCTATATGTggaacaaacaagagaaatcTGATAATGATGCACAAGACGCATCATGCCTCTCTGAAACTCAGGACTCTGAGATACCTGTATCACCCGCCCCTCCTGATGGGTTTGAATCTTCTTCTATGCCTTCTCCAGCTCCTGTGCCACAGGTGGACTTGAGTGCAAAGCAGAAGTCTACCTTACTCAGTGGTGGCTCTGCACCTCCAGAGATCCATGAAATTGACAGCTCGGGTGAATCCGATGATACGGTTATTGAGGATGCGAGTGGTGCCGGTCAGTGTGCAATTACTGATGATCTGGAATTTGGACCCTGTGTAGAAATGTCACTTAAAGATGAACAAGGGAAACAGAGCATTCAGGTGCCCATCATTAATGTCATTGAGACAGAGGAGCAAAATATCAGCGATGACGAAATGGAGttagaggaagaggaggaagatggtgtcaaatatCAGGTAATGCAAGAGTCTGTCAGAGAGTTACCAAAGTCATCTGATGAACATTCTGAAGATGCAAAATCTGAAGATTTTCCTCTGAAAGGAGAAGAAATTTCCATCCAAACAAATGTTTCAGAATATTCACCAAAGTGTGAGATTATCAAGGATGTGGACAGTGAAGACACGTTCAACCAAACGTGTGTTGAATTGAAGGATCCCAATTTTGAGGATTTGACCATATTGCAGAATATGGATCATCAAAAAGAGTCCTACATTAACAGTGTGAAACTTGATCAAACTGCAGAAAACGCACTAGACCTGCTTCCTACTTATGAGGGCCTCTCAAATGAAATTGAATGCAGTGATATTGATACATACTTGGACCATTATACCAGTCAGGAATTGGCTTTAAAAGACCAGCTAAATTCGGGGGTTTTTAGTGAGAATGATGGGGAATCACATGGCTTACAAAAATCTGTCTCTCTTGAACATAACAAGCATAACACCTTGTTTGACCAGCAGTCAATTGGAGAAGAAGCTGTAGATGAAACATATGAGACAGTTGATGAAAACAAACTAGAGAATGATGATGTAGGTTGTGAATCTTCACTGGCTGGTATTTCTACAGATACCTATGTTGAACCTCTGCCCCCTAAAGATGAAAAGCCAAGTCCTGATCTTGAGGATACAGGTGTACATCTAGAAGAGCAGAAGAGAATAACTGCACCAGGAAACTATTCTCTGATGGAGGAGAATAATTACATCATTCAAAACACAGAGGAACTGCCTTCTGTTCAAGAGAACACTCCTGCTCCCTTCCCGTCTTTCCATAATGATGAGTCAGGCAAAATCAGCGAGGTCATATATGAATTTGTGTCCAGCGATGTGACTGGATTAGTGATGACTAATTCTGGACATGGTGATCCAGTCCAGCATGATGTTCCTGACCTACAGATGTTACCAGAAACCACAAGCAAACCTGAGAGCATAGAACCAGAGTGCTCTGAGACAGCAGCAACAGATAGCTTTGTGGAGTTCATGAGAGAATGCTTGAAATCACAGCAGGTTGAGCAGCCAGAGAATCTTGGTATAGGACACATCGACAAGTATCTTATGTCTGTTGCCCCATCCTCCCCTACTATGATTATGGACTTGGAGCAGGAACGTCTTACTATCTCTGCACTCAAGGAGATTGGGAGCAgccaagaggaggaggaggaggaggaggatgaaatAAACGTTTCAATCAAAGTAACCTCGGTTTCTTCAAAGGACGCCTCAGAACCTCGGTCTAAGGTTGAGTCTCCTGCTGCCCCAATTTCCACTCCTCAACAGCTTCCAAATGAGTATCAACCCGAAGCTTCATTAGCCAGAGAGGTAGACGCAATCGACATTTGGGTGGCAGAAGCCTACCACCTCGCAGAGCATGTATTGGCTGCAATACTAACACACCTGTCAG TATCTGAGCTGGTCCACTGGCGGGACCCAAAGAAGTCAGGTGTGGTTTTTGGCAcctcactgctgctgctgttgtctcTGGCAGCTTTCAGCGTGATCAGCATAATCTCCTACCTGCTCCTGGCCCTGCTCTGTGTAACCATCACCTTTCGTATCTACAAGTCTGTCATCCAGGCTGTGCAGAAATCCAACGAGGGACACCCCTTCAA GACTCTGATGGAGAAGGATGTCAGCGTTCCTCCTGAGATATTCCGCCGGCACGTGGACACGTTTCTGACCTACATCAACTGCGCACTCAAGCAGATGTGCCGTCTTTTCTTGGTGGAGGACTTGGTGGATTCCCTCAAG CTGGCAGTGGTCATGTGGTTGCTCACATATGTGGGTGCTGTCTTCAATGGCATTACTATCCTCATTCTTG CTGATATCCTTATGTTCAGTGTACCACCTTTGTATGAGAAGAACAAG ACCCAGATAGATCACTACATTGACATTGCACGTACCCAAATTAATACAACAGTTGCCAA GCTACAAGAGAAGCTCCCTGGAGCCGTGAAGCGCAGTAAAACAGAATGA
- the zfta gene encoding zinc finger translocation-associated protein, which translates to MEEEREPDTVLEPRRSQTLSLIISAAEGEATPGEPSAVEDDMTNGHIGNDGRVASVRSPGTSYWSISESPNSPFILCPVPGPSEQKPSPAKPERASRPGLSRIPGRDHRRYYHEYWRSEYLMDFDPRRHGMICMVCGSSLATLKLSTIKRHIRQKHPDSLLWSASDKEVIRSGWESHLNLENSQKPFCSDLAITTEPEETLDCAKRSTGKPGSAVTSKRQPQPRVNKMTSPSASSVQEPEGPSAQMLERYLNDSLHAWFRQEFLMEYQAEAGRLVCMVCGCPLPSLHLDHIKSHVLDLHPDSLVYSAEEKHCILQTWAQTHETDSSRDYFKSEPDTKDLTIDSSVQFFPSVPLQESSLPHVVGEGEAPAAPQKTKALPHQFPSRRLKNGCPWRLRLDYLVALGPQSSPGCYCMVCSEQLPVARVTSFRKHIQERHPETVNLSRKEREDIASAWTGEGDTEQPAMQTEQEKAIHVDATAKPMSAATRLSLKSMKQSNIKAEDRERKVTVSAPHRHTHYPGKDQRRNYQVRWRMEYLMDYDCRRHGLICMVCGATLATLKVSTIKRHIQQVHPRSLDYSPEEKQQALQSYNQTALHFVHSDDCFSASDHGHGALSIAKAKVEQTGCYST; encoded by the exons atggaggaggagagagagccCGACACCGTGCTGGAGCCCCGGCGCTCTCAGACACTCTCATTAATAATAAGCGCCGCGGAAGGGGAGGCGACACCGGGAGAGCCCTCAGCAG ttGAAGATGACATGACCAATGGACACATTGGCAATGATGGTCGGGTTGCTTCTGTGCGTTCTCCAGGTACGAGCTATTGGAGCATCTCCGAAAGCCCAAACTCCCCCTTCATTCTCTGCCCTGTCCCGGGTCCATCGGAACAGAAACCCTCCCCAGCTAAACCTGAGCGGGCTTCTCGTCCCGGCCTCAGCCGCATCCCTGGCCGAGACCACCGCCGCTACTACCACGAGTACTGGCGCAGCGAATATCTTATGGACTTTGatccaagaaggcatggtatgATCTGCATGGTGTGTGGCAGCTCACTGGCCACGCTGAAACTGAGCACCATTAAGAGACACATTAGACAGAAGCATCCCGACTCACTGCTCTGGAGCGCCTCGGATAAGGAGGTGATCCGTTCAGGCTGGGAAAGCCACCTGAACCTGGAGAACAGCCAGAAACCATTCTGCTCAGATCTAGCCATCACTACCGAGCCAGAGGAGACACTCGACTGCGCTAAGCGCTCTACAG GCAAGCCTGGCAGTGCTGTGACAAGTAAGCGCCAGCCTCAGCCTAGAGTCAACAAAATGACCTCTCCCTCAGCCTCATCGGTCCAGGAGCCTGAGGGTCCGTCGGCACAGATGCTGGAGCGCTATCTGAATGACTCTCTGCATGCCTGGTTCCGGCAGGAGTTCCTAATGGAGTACCAGGCGGAGGCTGGACGTCTGGTCTGCATGGTTTGCGGCTGCCCGCTGCCCTCGCTGCACCTGGACCACATCAAGAGCCACGTACTTGACCTGCACCCAGATTCGCTGGTGTACAGTGCAGAGGAAAAACACTGCATCCTGCAGACCTGGGCCCAAACTCATG AAACAGACTCTTCCAGAGACTATTTCAAATCGGAACCAGACACCAAAGATCTGACAATAGACAGCTCAGTCCAGTTCTTCCCCTCAGTCCCACTTCAGGAAAGCTCACTGCCGCATGTGGTGGGAGAAGGGGAAGCACCAGCAGCTCCTCAGAAGACAAAAGCCCTGCCCCACCAGTTCCCCAGCAGGAGGTTGAAGAACGGCTGCCCCTGGCGTCTACGTTTGGATTATTTAGTTGCACTTGGGCCGCAGAGCAGTCCGGGCTGTTATTGTATGGTGTGCTCTGAGCAGCTGCCTGTAGCGCGAGTCACCAGCTTCCGCAAACATATCCAGGAGCGCCACCCAGAGACAGTCAATCTCAGTCGGAAGGAGAGAGAAGATATAGCCAGCGCCTGGACAGGAGAAGGAGACACAGAACAGCCCGCCATGCAGACAGAACAAG AAAAAGCCATCCATGTTGATGCCACTGCTAAACCCATGTCTGCAGCCACACGGTTGTCACTGAAATCCATGAAGCAGAGCAACATCAAGGccgaagacagagagaggaaggtgACAGTGTCggctccacacagacacacacactacccCGGCAAGGACCAGCGACGCAACTACCAGGTGCGCTGGCGCATGGAGTATCTTATGGACTATGACTGCAGGAGACATGGACTCATCTGCATGGTCTGCGGGGCTACGCTAGCCACACTAAAGGTTAGCACAATCAAGAGACATATCCAGCAGGTACACCCTCGCTCGCTGGACTACAGCCCTGAGGAGAAGCAGCAGGCCCTGCAGAGCTACAACCAGACTGCCCTGCACTTCGTCCACTCCGACGACTGTTTCTCAGCCTCCGACCATGGCCACGGCGCACTCAGCATAGCTAAAGCTAAGGTTGAACAGACAGGCTGTTACAGCACTTAA